The proteins below are encoded in one region of Segatella copri:
- a CDS encoding hybrid sensor histidine kinase/response regulator transcription factor, whose translation MKHIRHCLTALFAITISLMVWADSGELFTSGKLSSSLINCIVQDKYGYIWVGTEYGLSKFDGYRFTNYLHNEEDTTSITDNIISDLLVDKKGNLWIGSAKGLMRYNYETNDFARLQFPDGRKPRIYSMVESHNGDILLGTAGYGLYSVKDRNTQKGTDDLFTIRQERQYAERDSDVFFTHIYEDKHHYLWQSSHLSIFTRFIKKQGKVQRKDFKSPCGAPVAFIQHRPQTMLIVCMYGIVYYDYRTGRIADAGYDFGGYQNNVTINNATFDHEGNLYISTSEHGVLMIRKGSNRVEQLENSNSSFNLATAFVNDIIEDKDNNLWIGCYKKGLYLINQRQQAFNSWSFSAQNYIIGSSVSSIAQGENGETWCTVQNSGVFCFDASGKIIAHPQSPAGTCIIYKDRRGDYWISNGSALYSYNPHTGTYQQKLTFTSAGIYCMTDDAQGNLYISVYSKGLYIYNVESGKVTVLNMQQRGDKGFLCNDWVRSMALDHTGHLWIGTSNGVSCLNTRTLSFKDFGWLNILKDRQANGICEGKNGDIIIGTEEGLYLFDRKSNKTKNFPHAEALKGKQVCSIIKDQKGDLWVSTTMGIWQYEQKNRQFIGHINGNGLTTREYVLGSSMHTASDLIAFGTSDGITTFYPDVVRAKKMELGDVHLTNFIIDGKPINCMVKDFSIPYSQNSFTLEFSLLNYRNTDNISFQYRINDGKWNSTNEGANAVAFNKLKPGDYTLEVRATSNGRYSKNPTIINIKVCDPWYASPEAYLLYILITASVILYVIYTYERRRKADLEETKMQFLINATHDIRSPLTLIMGPLNKLKARLTDAESKQDIDTIDRNAQRLLLLVNQILDERKIDKNQMHLHCQETPLKDFLHGIVSLYRFNAQERNITLELKEDESLSSDKGKLKVWIDRINFDKVISNLLSNAMKYTFDGGKITVIIGKDEKNATIRVEDTGIGLKEEKTDRLFERFYQGNNSSGLHIEGTGIGLNLCKAFVEMHGGKIKAYNRTDGIKGSCFEVSIPLGNSHLQPGEILEEEDKKEQEITKKKVQANRNFNILIVDDDSEIAQYIKTELSDWYRFEHACNGKEGLKMLLTGKYDLVISDVMMPEMDGITMLKNIKSNSNISDIPVILLTSKSEVEHRLEGLRRGADAFLAKPFDMEELHILIDNLVDNVRRIRGKYSGAQGQKAKIEQIQVKGNNDALMERVMKYINAHLADPDLNVEKLTEEVGISRAQLHRKLKEIAGVSAGEFIRNLRLEQAARLIEEGQINITQVAYSVGFNNQTHFSTVFKKHYGMSPSEYAETKRNEK comes from the coding sequence ATGAAGCATATCAGACATTGCTTAACGGCACTCTTCGCTATCACCATCTCGCTCATGGTATGGGCTGACAGTGGTGAACTCTTCACATCGGGCAAACTGTCAAGTTCGCTTATCAACTGCATTGTGCAGGATAAATACGGATACATCTGGGTGGGAACCGAATACGGACTCAGCAAGTTTGACGGCTACCGTTTTACCAACTATCTGCACAACGAAGAAGACACAACCTCCATTACTGACAACATTATCTCCGACCTGCTGGTAGATAAGAAAGGTAACCTATGGATAGGTAGTGCCAAGGGACTGATGCGCTATAATTATGAGACGAACGATTTCGCCCGTCTCCAGTTTCCTGATGGCAGAAAGCCACGTATCTATTCTATGGTAGAAAGTCACAATGGCGATATCCTGCTGGGTACTGCAGGATATGGTCTCTATTCTGTAAAAGACAGAAATACCCAGAAAGGAACAGACGACCTTTTCACTATCAGACAGGAAAGGCAATACGCTGAGCGCGATTCTGATGTATTCTTTACCCATATCTACGAAGATAAGCATCATTATCTCTGGCAGAGTAGCCACCTTTCTATCTTCACCCGTTTCATCAAAAAACAAGGCAAGGTGCAGCGCAAAGACTTCAAATCGCCATGCGGAGCACCTGTGGCTTTCATCCAACATCGCCCGCAGACCATGCTCATCGTCTGTATGTATGGCATCGTCTATTATGATTACCGGACAGGCCGCATCGCTGATGCCGGCTACGACTTTGGCGGTTATCAGAATAATGTAACCATCAACAATGCTACCTTCGACCACGAAGGCAACCTCTATATCAGCACCTCTGAACATGGTGTTCTCATGATCAGAAAGGGAAGCAACAGGGTAGAACAGTTGGAGAACAGCAACAGCAGTTTCAATCTGGCTACCGCCTTCGTCAACGATATCATCGAAGATAAGGACAACAATCTCTGGATAGGCTGTTACAAGAAAGGTCTGTACCTGATTAACCAGCGCCAGCAGGCTTTCAACAGCTGGAGCTTTTCGGCACAGAACTATATCATCGGCAGCAGCGTTTCATCTATTGCACAAGGCGAAAATGGTGAAACATGGTGTACGGTACAGAACAGTGGCGTATTCTGTTTTGATGCTTCAGGCAAGATTATCGCCCACCCTCAGTCACCTGCCGGTACTTGCATCATCTATAAAGACCGACGTGGCGATTACTGGATCAGCAATGGCAGCGCACTCTACAGCTACAACCCTCATACAGGTACATACCAGCAGAAACTCACCTTTACCAGTGCCGGCATCTACTGTATGACCGACGATGCACAGGGCAACCTTTACATTTCTGTATACAGCAAAGGCTTATATATATATAATGTGGAAAGCGGCAAGGTTACCGTTCTGAATATGCAGCAAAGAGGCGATAAAGGATTCCTCTGCAACGACTGGGTGCGAAGCATGGCGCTCGATCATACAGGCCATTTATGGATAGGAACCTCTAATGGAGTTTCCTGTCTCAATACCCGAACGCTCAGTTTCAAGGATTTCGGATGGCTCAACATTCTGAAAGACAGACAGGCGAATGGTATCTGCGAAGGAAAGAACGGCGATATTATCATCGGTACGGAAGAAGGACTCTATCTGTTTGACAGAAAGAGCAACAAGACGAAGAACTTCCCTCATGCAGAAGCGTTGAAAGGCAAGCAGGTCTGCAGCATCATCAAAGACCAGAAGGGTGACTTGTGGGTAAGTACAACCATGGGCATCTGGCAGTACGAACAGAAGAACAGACAGTTTATCGGGCACATCAACGGCAACGGACTTACTACCCGTGAGTACGTGCTGGGCTCTTCCATGCATACCGCCAGCGATCTTATCGCCTTCGGAACCAGTGATGGTATCACAACCTTCTATCCTGACGTTGTCAGAGCCAAGAAGATGGAATTGGGAGATGTACACCTCACCAACTTCATCATCGACGGAAAGCCAATCAACTGTATGGTCAAAGACTTCAGCATTCCTTACTCCCAGAATTCATTCACTCTGGAGTTCTCGCTGCTCAACTACAGGAACACCGACAATATCAGTTTCCAATACCGCATCAACGACGGCAAATGGAACAGCACCAATGAGGGAGCCAATGCCGTAGCATTCAACAAGTTGAAACCGGGCGACTATACGCTGGAGGTGAGAGCTACCAGCAATGGCAGATATTCCAAGAATCCTACCATCATCAACATCAAGGTATGCGACCCTTGGTATGCATCACCCGAGGCATATCTCCTCTATATCCTGATCACAGCAAGCGTCATCCTGTATGTCATCTATACATACGAGCGCCGCCGCAAGGCAGACCTGGAAGAGACCAAGATGCAGTTCCTCATTAATGCCACCCACGACATCCGCTCGCCGCTGACATTGATCATGGGACCGCTCAACAAGTTGAAAGCAAGATTAACAGATGCCGAAAGCAAACAGGATATCGATACCATCGACCGCAATGCCCAGCGCCTCCTGCTTCTGGTAAACCAGATACTTGATGAGCGAAAGATAGACAAGAACCAGATGCATCTCCATTGCCAGGAGACTCCGCTCAAGGATTTCCTACATGGCATCGTATCGCTCTACCGCTTCAATGCACAGGAGCGCAACATCACCCTTGAGCTCAAAGAAGACGAAAGCCTCAGCAGCGATAAAGGCAAGCTGAAGGTTTGGATAGACCGCATCAACTTTGACAAGGTTATCTCCAACCTGCTCTCCAATGCCATGAAGTATACCTTTGATGGCGGAAAGATTACTGTTATCATAGGTAAAGACGAAAAGAATGCCACCATCAGGGTAGAAGATACAGGCATCGGACTGAAGGAAGAGAAGACCGACCGCCTCTTCGAACGTTTCTATCAGGGAAACAACAGCAGCGGTCTCCATATCGAAGGAACCGGTATCGGGCTCAACCTCTGTAAGGCATTTGTAGAAATGCACGGAGGCAAGATCAAGGCCTACAACCGTACCGACGGCATCAAGGGTTCCTGCTTCGAAGTAAGCATTCCGCTAGGCAACAGCCATCTGCAGCCAGGCGAGATACTGGAAGAAGAAGACAAGAAGGAGCAGGAGATTACCAAAAAGAAAGTACAGGCCAACCGCAACTTCAATATCCTGATAGTTGACGATGACAGCGAGATTGCCCAATACATCAAGACCGAACTGAGCGACTGGTACCGCTTTGAGCATGCCTGCAACGGCAAGGAAGGTTTGAAGATGCTGCTCACCGGCAAGTACGACCTCGTGATAAGCGATGTGATGATGCCGGAGATGGATGGAATCACCATGCTCAAAAACATCAAGAGCAACAGCAACATCAGCGATATTCCTGTCATCCTGCTCACCTCGAAGAGCGAGGTGGAACACCGGTTGGAGGGACTTCGCAGAGGAGCCGATGCTTTCCTGGCAAAGCCTTTCGACATGGAAGAGCTGCATATCCTTATCGACAACCTGGTGGATAATGTGCGACGTATCCGCGGCAAATACAGCGGAGCACAGGGCCAGAAGGCGAAGATTGAGCAGATTCAGGTAAAGGGCAATAACGATGCCCTGATGGAACGCGTGATGAAATATATCAACGCCCACCTTGCCGATCCCGACCTCAATGTAGAGAAACTTACCGAGGAGGTAGGTATCAGCCGTGCACAGCTCCACCGTAAGCTGAAGGAGATTGCTGGTGTTTCTGCCGGAGAATTTATCCGTAACCTCCGACTGGAACAGGCGGCACGACTCATCGAAGAGGGGCAGATTAATATCACACAGGTAGCCTACTCTGTAGGTTTCAACAACCAGACCCACTTCTCTACCGTGTTCAAAAAACACTATGGCATGTCGCCTAGCGAGTATGCTGAAACAAAGAGAAATGAAAAATAA
- a CDS encoding SGNH/GDSL hydrolase family protein — protein sequence MNRQAIKILSLALVLATSSSVAFAQKVWKGSWATAVEWTGKGDMPKESLSNRSCRQIVHVSFGGEELRVKLSNEQSKEPVEIKSVYIADTDVPSNWGINAKTVKYLKFNGKKNVTIAPGKAIFSDDLKYALKSGQRLTITIDYGKQTPVNATSHRGSRTTSYIVSNVKGKAVKPADAAFDKQEKADHWYNLSAIDVKTDKATPVVAILGNSITDGRGSTTNHQNRWTDFLSDALNAEKPYGVLNLGIGGNCVVQGGLSEPAMKRFDRDILGQTGVDKLIIFEGTNDIGCCGGNYEHVTDTLIACYKVLIAKAKAKGIKVYGGTITPTKGNGWYSFWHEAMRQTVNEWIRKSGAFDEVIDFDELTRDPKDPQRLKAEYSDDWLHLNPKGYEAMGKFAAEKLK from the coding sequence ATGAATAGACAAGCAATCAAAATATTATCGCTGGCGCTCGTATTGGCTACGTCAAGTTCTGTAGCTTTTGCCCAGAAGGTATGGAAAGGATCTTGGGCTACTGCAGTGGAATGGACTGGTAAAGGAGATATGCCTAAGGAAAGCTTGAGCAACCGTTCTTGCCGACAGATAGTTCATGTATCTTTTGGCGGAGAGGAACTCAGAGTGAAGCTCAGCAACGAGCAGAGCAAGGAGCCGGTAGAAATCAAATCGGTGTATATTGCAGATACTGATGTTCCAAGCAATTGGGGAATCAATGCCAAGACAGTGAAGTATCTCAAGTTTAATGGCAAGAAGAATGTAACCATTGCTCCTGGCAAGGCTATCTTCTCAGATGATTTGAAATATGCCTTGAAGAGTGGACAGCGCCTTACGATTACCATCGACTATGGCAAGCAGACTCCGGTGAATGCAACATCCCATCGTGGTTCACGTACTACCTCTTATATAGTAAGTAATGTGAAGGGCAAGGCGGTGAAACCTGCAGATGCAGCTTTCGATAAGCAGGAGAAGGCTGATCACTGGTACAATCTTTCTGCCATTGATGTGAAGACCGATAAGGCTACCCCTGTGGTAGCTATCCTCGGAAACTCTATTACCGATGGCCGTGGAAGTACTACTAACCATCAGAACCGCTGGACCGATTTCCTCTCGGATGCCCTGAATGCAGAGAAGCCATACGGCGTATTGAATCTTGGAATCGGTGGCAACTGCGTGGTGCAAGGTGGATTGAGCGAACCAGCCATGAAACGTTTCGACCGTGATATCCTAGGACAGACAGGTGTAGATAAACTCATCATCTTCGAAGGAACCAACGATATCGGTTGCTGCGGCGGAAATTATGAGCATGTAACAGATACCCTGATTGCCTGCTACAAGGTGCTGATAGCGAAAGCCAAGGCAAAAGGAATCAAGGTGTATGGCGGAACCATCACCCCAACCAAGGGAAACGGATGGTATTCTTTCTGGCACGAGGCGATGCGACAGACCGTGAACGAATGGATCAGAAAAAGTGGTGCCTTCGACGAGGTCATCGATTTCGATGAGCTGACCCGCGATCCGAAAGACCCTCAGCGTCTGAAGGCTGAGTATTCTGACGACTGGCTGCATCTCAATCCGAAGGGATATGAGGCAATGGGCAAGTTTGCCGCAGAGAAATTGAAGTAA
- a CDS encoding MFS transporter, protein MEQTSVTQESKGFYKLNWLQRIGFGSGDLAQNLIYQTICMYLLFFYTDIYGLNPGVAATMFLVVRLVDVLWDPLVGTYVDKHNPRWGKYRSYLVLAGLPLTVLAILCFWNGMEGQTETIKLIYAYVTYVGLSMLYTLINVPYGALNSSLTRDTDEITILTSVRMFMANVGGLCVSAGVPILVAMLAAAKDLPIEMALFMGLGSLPSFIFMPLVPAIKKKVGKKNMFYIFLTVAIVGMAMLYIISKMGPVKDHITLVYIAQFIKSTGVIVATGYMWALIPEVISFAEYTSGKRIAGIVNALTGIFYKAGMALGGVIPGAVLAWTGYQAAAAQESNSLPTDSNAWFVAMLIFALVGFALLVFCFTQTKERVVMDEKETKNVKVSDLWTEFFHNRPLRIVALFFITAFAMMSVGNAAGAYFMNDLEQQTSLAQEGIRWLVCVIPAILLGLAMFIISKYELTDEVIDDINKKIEARHKEEN, encoded by the coding sequence ATGGAACAGACATCTGTAACACAGGAATCTAAGGGATTCTACAAACTGAATTGGCTACAACGCATCGGATTCGGATCTGGCGACTTGGCGCAAAACCTCATCTACCAGACCATCTGCATGTATCTGTTGTTCTTCTACACCGACATCTATGGACTTAATCCTGGTGTTGCTGCCACCATGTTCTTGGTGGTTCGCTTGGTCGATGTACTTTGGGACCCATTGGTGGGAACTTATGTAGATAAGCATAATCCACGTTGGGGTAAGTATCGTTCATATCTCGTCCTGGCGGGTTTGCCACTCACCGTACTTGCCATCCTCTGTTTTTGGAATGGTATGGAAGGACAGACAGAAACCATCAAACTTATCTATGCCTATGTAACATACGTAGGCTTGTCTATGCTCTATACATTGATCAATGTGCCTTACGGAGCCTTGAACTCTTCGCTGACTCGCGATACAGACGAAATAACCATTCTCACCTCTGTACGTATGTTTATGGCAAATGTGGGTGGACTCTGTGTATCGGCAGGTGTTCCAATCCTGGTAGCGATGCTCGCTGCAGCCAAGGATCTTCCTATTGAGATGGCGCTCTTCATGGGTTTGGGCTCTTTGCCATCTTTCATCTTTATGCCACTGGTTCCTGCCATCAAGAAAAAGGTGGGCAAGAAGAATATGTTCTATATCTTCCTTACTGTGGCTATCGTGGGTATGGCGATGCTTTATATCATCAGCAAGATGGGACCTGTAAAGGATCATATCACGCTGGTTTATATCGCTCAGTTCATCAAATCAACAGGCGTAATCGTAGCTACAGGATATATGTGGGCTCTGATTCCGGAGGTTATCTCTTTTGCAGAATATACCAGTGGCAAGCGTATTGCCGGCATCGTCAATGCCCTGACCGGTATCTTCTATAAGGCAGGTATGGCTCTGGGTGGCGTTATTCCTGGTGCAGTTCTTGCATGGACCGGTTATCAGGCAGCAGCTGCTCAGGAGAGCAACTCTCTTCCTACCGACAGTAATGCTTGGTTTGTTGCCATGCTGATTTTTGCCCTGGTAGGTTTCGCCCTTCTGGTATTCTGCTTTACCCAAACCAAGGAACGTGTGGTAATGGATGAGAAGGAAACCAAGAATGTAAAGGTGAGCGACCTGTGGACAGAATTCTTCCACAACCGTCCTCTCCGTATCGTGGCGCTCTTCTTCATTACAGCCTTCGCCATGATGTCGGTAGGTAATGCTGCCGGTGCTTACTTCATGAACGATTTGGAGCAGCAGACTTCTCTGGCACAGGAGGGTATCCGCTGGCTGGTATGTGTGATTCCTGCCATCTTGCTGGGCTTGGCGATGTTCATCATCTCTAAATATGAGTTGACCGATGAGGTTATCGACGACATCAACAAGAAGATTGAGGCCCGACACAAGGAAGAAAACTAG
- a CDS encoding endo-1,4-beta-xylanase, with product MKKITTLALGLMLASTAFAQKANSAAQIPTFQETMGKYFLVGAAVNTDLPNGQDPAGEEVVKKQFNQVVAENCMKGEKNHPEVNRFDFTDGDKLADWAEKNGKTLIGHCLVWHSQPPKWMFTDDKGNLVSREVLIGRMYNHIMNVVTHYKGRVKGWDVVNEAFEDDGSYRKSLYYKIIGPEFIELAFRFAHEADPNVELYYNDYSTSKPAKREAICKLVRDLKAKGLRIDAVGMQSHNGFDYPDYAEYEKSIEAFAGEGVKVMLTELDMNMLPNPEGFGGAEISQKFELQKKYNPYVKGLDKKAQKLFNQRYLDLFKIVERHKNVISRVTFWGVNDGHSWLNGWPIPGRTNYPLLIDRNNNVKPVVKEIVNLFK from the coding sequence ATGAAAAAGATCACAACTCTGGCACTGGGGCTGATGCTTGCTTCAACAGCTTTCGCTCAAAAAGCGAACTCAGCAGCTCAAATCCCAACATTCCAGGAAACTATGGGTAAGTACTTTCTGGTAGGTGCTGCCGTTAATACCGATTTGCCTAATGGTCAAGACCCTGCAGGTGAGGAAGTAGTGAAGAAACAGTTTAACCAGGTGGTTGCCGAAAACTGTATGAAGGGTGAGAAGAATCATCCGGAGGTGAATCGCTTTGATTTCACTGATGGCGATAAACTCGCTGACTGGGCAGAGAAAAACGGCAAGACCTTGATCGGGCATTGTCTGGTTTGGCATTCTCAGCCACCTAAGTGGATGTTTACCGATGATAAGGGTAATCTGGTAAGCCGTGAAGTGCTTATCGGCAGAATGTATAACCATATTATGAATGTGGTTACTCATTATAAAGGTAGAGTAAAGGGTTGGGACGTTGTGAACGAGGCTTTCGAGGATGATGGCTCTTACCGCAAGTCTTTATATTACAAGATTATCGGTCCGGAGTTCATAGAACTGGCTTTCCGCTTTGCGCATGAGGCTGATCCAAACGTAGAACTTTACTACAATGATTATTCTACTTCGAAGCCAGCTAAGCGAGAGGCTATCTGCAAGCTGGTTCGCGATTTGAAGGCGAAGGGTCTCCGCATCGATGCAGTAGGTATGCAGAGCCACAATGGTTTTGATTATCCTGACTATGCTGAGTATGAGAAGAGCATCGAGGCTTTTGCTGGTGAAGGCGTGAAGGTGATGCTGACTGAGCTGGATATGAACATGCTTCCTAATCCGGAAGGATTCGGCGGAGCGGAAATCAGCCAGAAGTTTGAACTTCAGAAAAAGTACAATCCATACGTGAAGGGACTTGACAAGAAGGCGCAGAAACTCTTCAACCAGCGTTATCTCGATCTCTTTAAGATTGTAGAGCGCCATAAGAATGTCATCAGTCGTGTTACCTTCTGGGGTGTCAACGATGGTCACTCTTGGTTGAATGGCTGGCCTATCCCTGGCAGAACCAACTATCCACTGCTCATCGATCGTAACAACAATGTGAAGCCAGTGGTGAAGGAAATCGTCAATCTCTTTAAGTAA
- a CDS encoding glycoside hydrolase family 43 protein, whose translation MKARYLFPKDYMADPSANVFNGRLYVYPSHDWDSGESFDDDGGHFQMKDYHVLSMDDVMEGEVTDHGVILDVKDVPWAEKQMWDNDVVEKDGKYYLIFSAKDYNGVFHLGVAVADKPEGPFVPNADPIRKSYSIDPCVFKDDDGKIYCYFGGIWGGQLQWYKDNKALKDEHLPEGKENPLPSRVAMMTDDVQQFAEMPKPVVIVDEKGNVLPADDPHRFFEASWMHKYKGKYYFSYSTGDTHYLCYAVGDNPYGPFTYKGVILEPVVGWTTHHSICEYKGQWYLFHHDCVPSNDTTWLRSVKVAPLFYDEDDNILPVQPE comes from the coding sequence ATGAAAGCAAGATATTTGTTCCCAAAGGATTATATGGCAGATCCATCTGCCAATGTGTTTAACGGTCGCCTGTATGTTTACCCATCTCATGACTGGGATAGCGGCGAAAGCTTCGACGATGATGGCGGTCACTTCCAGATGAAAGACTATCATGTTCTCTCTATGGACGATGTGATGGAAGGTGAGGTAACCGATCATGGTGTGATTCTCGATGTGAAGGATGTGCCATGGGCTGAGAAGCAGATGTGGGACAACGATGTAGTAGAGAAGGATGGTAAGTACTATCTCATCTTCTCTGCCAAGGATTATAATGGCGTGTTCCATCTTGGTGTGGCTGTGGCTGATAAGCCAGAAGGTCCTTTCGTTCCGAATGCCGACCCTATCCGCAAGTCATACAGCATCGACCCTTGCGTGTTCAAGGATGATGATGGCAAGATTTACTGCTACTTCGGTGGTATCTGGGGCGGTCAGCTTCAGTGGTACAAGGACAACAAGGCACTGAAGGATGAGCATCTTCCAGAGGGCAAGGAGAATCCATTGCCATCTCGTGTAGCCATGATGACTGATGATGTGCAGCAGTTTGCTGAAATGCCAAAGCCTGTTGTCATCGTTGACGAAAAGGGTAATGTATTGCCAGCTGATGATCCACATCGCTTCTTCGAGGCCAGCTGGATGCATAAGTATAAGGGCAAGTATTACTTCAGCTACTCTACCGGTGATACTCATTATCTCTGCTATGCTGTAGGTGATAATCCTTATGGTCCGTTCACTTACAAGGGCGTCATCCTGGAACCGGTAGTAGGTTGGACAACCCATCACAGTATCTGTGAGTACAAGGGACAGTGGTATCTCTTCCATCACGACTGTGTGCCATCAAATGATACAACCTGGCTTCGCAGCGTAAAGGTGGCTCCTCTCTTCTATGATGAGGATGATAACATCTTGCCGGTTCAGCCTGAATAA
- a CDS encoding DUF5687 family protein: MLRLLLRLWWLQQRRNFHKRDAFVACYIIFLYVVMGVSFFLSFTENGGELGGEDMPALLGAGIVVGMLIPDIIMKMVMKRDITAMDDYVKSRPVPEKIWNKFLLTTNLVSFWNYVLPVLMLPVFIYFLPVGQVIASFFLFLAFSYIDGIYITCYRKATEWILKWPLILGWMGMFAVLIGYMFVASFFPVWMGWIGIFFLAGAVFAGLTIYLYHEKIYNEQKQKVSRFRGFSHINLFSLQYIGTLRAKRVRTMVIMITAIFLFDAYLFALLPAEAGQEMGDKVAMTTLYVAGAILLPSVVLSQWTFGIEANFFHGLMTKPVKVKQMLQNCYYYYMVVSAVALLLTLPFLFLQVGIGIQVLISGFCLAVFINLFNLPTALFSSRLEIFQTSMFSMQGANLKINLYAIAFLFPLAGVCAVYYFFGETAWFITCVTLAVISIAIHKWFIAKIAAIFEKNKYKRMEKFMEN; this comes from the coding sequence ATGTTGAGATTACTTTTAAGGCTTTGGTGGTTGCAGCAGCGCCGTAACTTCCACAAGCGAGATGCCTTCGTGGCGTGCTACATCATCTTCCTGTATGTGGTGATGGGTGTGAGCTTCTTTCTCAGCTTCACCGAGAATGGGGGAGAACTTGGGGGCGAAGACATGCCTGCCCTGTTGGGAGCCGGTATCGTTGTCGGTATGCTGATTCCTGACATCATCATGAAGATGGTGATGAAGCGGGATATTACAGCAATGGATGATTACGTGAAGTCGCGCCCTGTGCCGGAGAAAATCTGGAACAAGTTCCTGCTCACAACCAATCTCGTGAGCTTCTGGAACTATGTGCTTCCGGTGCTTATGCTTCCGGTATTTATCTATTTCCTGCCTGTAGGTCAGGTTATTGCCAGCTTCTTTCTGTTTCTGGCATTTTCTTATATTGATGGCATCTACATCACTTGCTACCGCAAGGCAACAGAGTGGATTCTGAAATGGCCTTTGATATTGGGATGGATGGGAATGTTTGCCGTGCTGATAGGGTATATGTTTGTGGCTTCCTTCTTCCCGGTATGGATGGGATGGATAGGTATCTTCTTCCTTGCCGGAGCGGTATTCGCCGGACTTACCATCTATCTCTATCACGAAAAGATTTATAACGAGCAGAAGCAGAAGGTTTCCAGGTTCCGTGGTTTCAGCCATATCAACCTCTTCAGTCTGCAATATATCGGCACATTGAGAGCAAAGCGTGTCCGTACGATGGTGATTATGATTACCGCCATCTTCCTTTTCGATGCCTATCTCTTTGCCTTGCTCCCGGCAGAAGCGGGACAGGAAATGGGGGACAAGGTGGCTATGACTACCCTCTATGTGGCGGGTGCCATCCTGCTGCCATCGGTGGTGTTGTCGCAGTGGACCTTTGGCATTGAGGCAAACTTCTTTCATGGTTTGATGACCAAGCCTGTCAAGGTTAAACAGATGCTGCAGAATTGCTACTATTATTATATGGTGGTGAGTGCTGTCGCTTTGTTGCTTACCCTTCCGTTCCTTTTCTTGCAGGTCGGAATCGGAATCCAGGTGCTTATCAGCGGTTTCTGTCTGGCAGTATTCATCAATCTCTTCAATCTGCCTACGGCACTCTTCTCTTCCCGTCTGGAGATATTCCAGACTTCCATGTTCAGCATGCAGGGAGCGAATCTGAAGATTAATCTTTATGCCATCGCCTTTCTCTTCCCGCTGGCTGGTGTCTGTGCTGTCTATTATTTCTTCGGTGAGACGGCATGGTTTATCACCTGCGTAACGCTGGCAGTCATCAGCATCGCCATCCATAAATGGTTCATCGCCAAGATTGCTGCCATCTTCGAGAAGAACAAGTATAAGCGCATGGAGAAGTTCATGGAAAATTAA
- a CDS encoding ABC transporter ATP-binding protein — MDIKIQNLKKIYNGNTVLDIDNLGVAKGELIGLVGNNGAGKTTLLRLILDLIQADDGFVESNGQKVNESETWKEYTGSYIDGRFLIDFLTPEEYFDFIADVYHIDDETLQERLAQFEGFMHDEIMGTKKYLRDFSQGNRQKIGIIGAMIINPKVLLLDEPFNYLDPSSQMTIAHMIQRICKEQGTTVIISSHNLNFVADISSRILLLEKGKLVKDLPNADGAAIAELNEYFGIQAE; from the coding sequence ATGGATATCAAGATTCAGAATCTCAAGAAGATATATAATGGCAATACCGTACTCGATATTGATAATCTGGGTGTTGCAAAGGGCGAGCTGATAGGACTCGTAGGTAATAATGGTGCGGGCAAGACCACCTTGCTCCGTCTGATTCTCGACCTGATTCAGGCTGATGATGGTTTCGTGGAAAGCAATGGACAGAAGGTGAACGAGAGTGAGACCTGGAAGGAATATACCGGCAGTTACATCGACGGCAGATTCCTCATCGACTTCCTCACCCCTGAGGAATACTTCGATTTCATCGCTGATGTTTATCACATTGACGATGAAACCCTGCAGGAGCGATTGGCTCAGTTTGAGGGCTTTATGCACGATGAAATCATGGGAACCAAAAAGTATCTCCGCGATTTTTCTCAGGGCAACCGACAGAAGATTGGCATCATTGGAGCGATGATCATCAATCCGAAGGTTCTTCTCCTAGATGAGCCATTCAACTATCTCGACCCATCTTCTCAGATGACTATCGCCCACATGATTCAGCGCATCTGCAAGGAGCAGGGCACCACGGTCATCATCTCCAGCCATAACCTCAACTTCGTTGCCGACATCTCCTCCCGCATCCTCCTGCTGGAGAAAGGCAAGCTGGTGAAGGATCTTCCTAATGCCGATGGTGCTGCCATCGCTGAACTCAACGAGTACTTCGGTATTCAGGCGGAATAG